A region of Candidatus Poribacteria bacterium DNA encodes the following proteins:
- a CDS encoding DEAD/DEAH box helicase → MDLRDETISILAPGGVISRKLPGYEDRPQQIEMAEAVAEAFCQGGHLVVEAGTGVGKSFAYLIPAILFATEAKEPVVVSTNTISLQEQLIDKDIPFLREALPLDFTAVLVKGRGNYVCLRRLNMVATSERGLFETRDEVEEFDRILEWSKITSDGSLADLLPNPPESIWSMICSESDNCLSSKCEFFGRCFYYRARGKVLGADIIVVNHHLLLSDYVLRKMNIGITVLPDYQHLIIDEAHNLESIATAHIGREVTNWRVKRLLDGLYRPPRRSGHPGGVLVRMGAVEHIPLVEEARRSAEIFFDLLSKWLDENETMAIEREGFLPNLLEEPILKLEELLRDLRKRAKDESEEMEITAFIRRCHKLRDDLDDILSLGTEGYVYWVERTGRRFANLSLNAAPITVADELREDFFSNMRTIVATSATLAVNGSFDFFKGRVGLEDARELLIGSPFDYQKQVTLYLHPDMPDPRDESFLDAATAWIAEYLQITHGKAFVLFTSYSMMKAVFERLDPLLEKMGISAFKQGDGLPRSEMLKLFREDTDSVIFGTASFWEGVDVRGEALSNVIIVKLPFSVPDHPIIQARLEQIEKRGGNPFYDYSLPEAVLRLKQGFGRLIRTKTDRGIVVILDPRVLTKSYGKTFLNSLPRCRVMIKGQIK, encoded by the coding sequence GTGGATCTCAGGGATGAGACGATCTCGATCCTCGCCCCCGGTGGGGTGATCTCCCGGAAGCTGCCCGGGTATGAGGATCGACCGCAGCAGATCGAGATGGCCGAGGCGGTCGCTGAGGCGTTTTGTCAGGGCGGGCATCTGGTTGTGGAGGCGGGCACAGGTGTGGGCAAGAGTTTCGCCTATCTCATTCCCGCCATACTCTTCGCCACCGAGGCGAAAGAGCCTGTAGTTGTCTCTACCAACACGATAAGCCTTCAGGAACAGCTCATCGACAAGGATATACCCTTCCTCAGGGAGGCCCTTCCCTTGGATTTTACCGCCGTGCTCGTCAAGGGCAGGGGGAATTATGTATGTCTGAGGCGACTGAACATGGTCGCCACCAGCGAGAGAGGACTTTTTGAGACGCGAGATGAGGTGGAGGAATTTGACAGAATTCTGGAGTGGTCTAAGATCACATCCGACGGTAGCCTCGCCGATCTGCTTCCTAATCCGCCTGAATCCATCTGGTCGATGATCTGTTCTGAAAGCGACAACTGCCTCTCGTCCAAATGTGAGTTTTTCGGACGATGTTTCTATTACAGGGCTAGAGGAAAGGTTTTAGGAGCCGATATCATTGTGGTCAATCATCATTTACTCCTCAGCGATTATGTGCTGCGCAAGATGAACATCGGCATCACTGTGCTTCCGGATTATCAGCATCTGATAATCGACGAGGCACATAACCTGGAGTCGATCGCTACGGCCCATATCGGAAGAGAGGTGACAAACTGGAGGGTGAAACGCCTGCTGGACGGCCTCTACCGTCCGCCTAGGCGGAGCGGCCATCCCGGCGGCGTGCTGGTGAGAATGGGAGCGGTTGAGCATATTCCTCTTGTGGAGGAGGCCAGACGAAGCGCCGAGATCTTCTTCGATCTCCTCTCAAAGTGGCTCGATGAAAACGAAACCATGGCCATAGAGAGGGAGGGGTTTCTGCCGAATCTCCTGGAGGAGCCTATCCTAAAACTCGAAGAGCTGCTCAGGGATTTAAGGAAAAGAGCTAAGGACGAAAGCGAAGAGATGGAGATCACGGCCTTTATACGAAGATGCCACAAACTGAGGGACGACCTAGATGATATTCTCTCGCTGGGCACCGAGGGTTATGTCTACTGGGTTGAGAGGACCGGGAGAAGATTCGCCAACCTTTCCCTGAACGCCGCTCCGATAACCGTAGCCGATGAGCTGAGGGAGGATTTCTTTTCGAACATGCGGACGATCGTGGCTACCAGCGCGACCCTCGCCGTCAACGGCAGCTTCGATTTCTTCAAAGGACGAGTTGGTTTGGAAGATGCGAGGGAGCTGCTTATCGGATCGCCGTTTGATTATCAAAAACAGGTTACCCTCTACCTCCATCCCGATATGCCCGATCCCAGAGATGAATCCTTCCTCGACGCTGCCACCGCATGGATAGCCGAATACCTGCAGATCACACATGGCAAAGCCTTCGTGCTCTTCACCAGCTATAGCATGATGAAAGCGGTTTTCGAAAGGCTCGACCCTCTTTTGGAGAAGATGGGGATATCCGCCTTCAAACAGGGTGATGGTCTGCCGCGGTCGGAGATGTTGAAGTTATTCCGGGAGGATACGGATTCCGTCATCTTCGGAACAGCCAGCTTCTGGGAGGGAGTCGATGTACGGGGGGAGGCGCTCTCAAATGTGATCATCGTCAAGCTTCCCTTCTCGGTGCCGGATCATCCCATTATTCAGGCGAGACTAGAGCAGATCGAGAAACGAGGCGGAAATCCCTTCTATGATTACTCCCTTCCCGAAGCGGTGCTGAGGCTAAAACAGGGATTCGGCAGGCTGATCAGGACCAAGACGGACAGGGGCATCGTGGTGATCCTGGATCCTAGAGTGCTGACTAAAAGCTACGGCAAAACCTTTCTAAATTCCCTCCCGAGATGTAGGGTGATGATAAAAGGACAAATAAAATAG
- a CDS encoding sulfite exporter TauE/SafE family protein — translation MLKTIVTVIATIFIGISKAGFGGGTGIVATPLLAMVMTAREAIGLMLPLLVMTDILSMLYYWRRWDTPNVIALIPGAIVGIMLGGTVLKDMPEMWLKRIIGVIALLFVLAQFRRNLRSREGDKEGGREIRHRYLKGLAAGVGAGITSTLAHIGGVVVSMYLLPQRLSNRAYVGTTTAVFFIINATKVPVYFKLDILNGQILRDDLLFLPLLGMGVLSGIFLNRRISKRTFSYIILILVLISGTKLLIKG, via the coding sequence ATGCTTAAGACGATCGTTACAGTGATAGCAACAATCTTCATAGGCATCTCAAAAGCCGGATTCGGAGGAGGCACGGGAATCGTAGCCACCCCACTCCTGGCGATGGTTATGACCGCAAGAGAGGCGATCGGGTTGATGCTGCCGTTGTTGGTTATGACCGATATCCTATCGATGCTCTATTACTGGAGGAGGTGGGATACGCCGAACGTGATCGCCCTGATCCCGGGGGCGATCGTAGGGATAATGCTCGGCGGCACCGTGCTGAAGGACATGCCGGAGATGTGGCTTAAAAGGATAATCGGGGTTATCGCCCTGCTTTTCGTCCTCGCTCAATTCCGGCGTAATCTCAGATCCAGAGAAGGAGATAAGGAGGGCGGGAGGGAAATCAGGCACAGATACCTGAAAGGGCTTGCGGCCGGAGTGGGAGCAGGTATAACCTCAACTCTCGCCCATATCGGCGGAGTGGTGGTCTCGATGTATCTGCTGCCGCAGAGATTGTCGAATAGAGCATATGTGGGGACAACCACGGCGGTCTTCTTCATCATAAACGCCACAAAGGTTCCGGTGTATTTCAAACTGGATATACTTAACGGCCAGATCCTTCGCGACGATCTGCTCTTCCTACCCCTCCTGGGAATGGGGGTCCTATCGGGTATATTCCTCAACAGGAGAATCTCAAAGAGGACGTTCTCCTATATCATATTGATCCTCGTCCTCATCTCGGGAACGAAGTTGCTGATCAAGGGATGA
- a CDS encoding PAS domain S-box protein, translating to MKSQTRYEFLIQTIQAISSILDPSGILKRLTDNVKSFFGADGLELLVVAGAEDEMNFWNDKRIPHLKVISEDDIGAIPEIERIIRGQEVTIVRVESADDLSEGMRELIGGMSTVTVLGLPVIRDGSGVGAGIAYFKGDRGIDQDDLLLLRTTVNLAGNLVLNALAHQRVKEIGERYRTLVEHIGAGMVIIQDNMIKFANDTMVELSGYTKEELYSKPFYELISHRDRRRMLKSYSKRLKGENAPETYGFWGIRKDGKEIYVEGIYSIVPYGGRNAVVAVIRDATRDLELRQELERASKLEGLAVLSGGIAHNFNNLLTGIMGNATLIKLNVEPHDPIHRRAAVIETLSERGARLVNRLLMFAQRIGEEKRVTELNRFVEEKIVSLRGDLTPENVQLNFIPSADPLTVRVAPGAFGTAIQCLIENSVEAMPNGGKIDVLLKRQGDYAVISVSDTGSGIPHDRLDRLFDPFYTTKDPSEGAGLGLAMVYGIANEHDGYVRVENGPESGSTFSIYLPIVEGVEPIKRKEEDVILIVEEAPLVREMLKHMLSEYGYSTVEVGNFHEAIRMIDELGDRMKLIILDLTISGMERSMVTFEIFRNRSPKAKIIGTSSESSDERIMEYGAAGFLLKPFGLNQLIAMVENALKLGGTGGSQG from the coding sequence ATGAAAAGTCAAACAAGATATGAGTTTTTGATTCAAACCATTCAAGCTATATCTTCGATTTTGGACCCGTCAGGCATCCTGAAAAGGCTCACCGATAACGTCAAGTCCTTCTTCGGTGCGGATGGATTGGAGCTTCTTGTCGTTGCAGGCGCGGAAGATGAGATGAACTTCTGGAACGATAAGAGGATCCCTCATCTCAAAGTGATCTCCGAGGATGATATCGGGGCGATCCCGGAGATCGAGCGGATTATACGAGGTCAAGAGGTGACGATCGTAAGGGTCGAGAGCGCGGATGATCTATCCGAAGGGATGAGGGAGCTTATCGGCGGGATGTCGACCGTTACGGTTTTGGGTCTTCCCGTGATACGGGACGGGTCCGGAGTCGGCGCGGGGATCGCCTATTTTAAAGGCGATAGGGGAATCGATCAGGATGACCTCCTTCTTCTGAGGACCACCGTCAACCTCGCTGGCAACCTCGTCCTCAATGCTCTCGCGCATCAGAGGGTGAAGGAGATAGGCGAAAGATACAGAACCCTGGTGGAACATATCGGCGCGGGGATGGTTATAATTCAGGACAATATGATCAAATTCGCCAACGACACCATGGTGGAGCTATCGGGTTATACTAAGGAGGAGTTATACTCCAAACCCTTCTATGAGCTCATCTCACATCGGGATAGAAGGAGGATGCTTAAGAGCTATAGCAAGAGGCTTAAGGGTGAGAACGCGCCGGAGACATATGGTTTTTGGGGGATAAGAAAGGACGGCAAGGAGATCTACGTCGAGGGGATATACTCCATCGTTCCTTACGGCGGCAGGAATGCGGTTGTGGCCGTTATCCGCGATGCGACCAGGGACCTGGAACTTCGACAGGAGCTTGAGAGGGCCTCCAAACTGGAAGGGCTCGCCGTGCTCTCAGGCGGCATCGCCCATAATTTCAACAACTTGTTGACGGGCATAATGGGCAACGCGACGCTTATAAAGCTCAACGTCGAGCCTCACGATCCGATTCATCGCCGCGCCGCCGTCATCGAAACCCTATCTGAAAGGGGGGCGAGACTGGTCAACCGATTGCTCATGTTCGCTCAAAGAATCGGGGAGGAGAAAAGGGTGACCGAGCTCAATCGGTTTGTGGAGGAGAAGATCGTTTCCCTAAGAGGTGATCTCACTCCGGAAAACGTCCAGTTGAACTTCATCCCCTCAGCCGATCCGCTCACGGTCAGAGTAGCTCCCGGAGCGTTCGGCACAGCCATCCAATGCCTGATCGAAAACTCAGTTGAGGCGATGCCGAATGGCGGTAAGATCGACGTCTTGCTGAAAAGGCAGGGCGATTACGCCGTTATATCAGTCAGTGACACGGGCAGTGGGATACCACATGACAGGCTCGATAGACTTTTCGATCCTTTCTATACCACTAAGGATCCGAGCGAGGGAGCAGGGCTGGGGTTGGCAATGGTCTATGGGATCGCCAACGAACATGACGGTTACGTGCGGGTGGAAAACGGTCCTGAATCAGGTTCAACTTTCAGCATATATCTGCCAATAGTCGAAGGAGTTGAGCCGATCAAGCGGAAGGAAGAGGATGTGATCCTCATCGTGGAAGAGGCCCCGCTCGTCAGGGAAATGCTGAAACACATGTTGAGCGAATATGGATACTCCACCGTCGAGGTCGGAAATTTCCACGAAGCAATAAGAATGATCGATGAGCTCGGTGATAGGATGAAACTTATCATACTTGATCTGACGATCTCAGGGATGGAACGCAGCATGGTGACCTTCGAGATCTTCAGAAACAGAAGTCCGAAGGCGAAGATCATAGGCACCTCCTCCGAATCGAGCGATGAGAGGATTATGGAGTATGGTGCGGCCGGGTTCCTGCTTAAACCGTTCGGGCTCAATCAACTCATAGCGATGGTGGAGAACGCCTTGAAACTAGGAGGAACCGGTGGATCTCAGGGATGA
- a CDS encoding isoprenylcysteine carboxylmethyltransferase family protein, producing the protein MEAERIGRILFRVRGYTPIPFIALAVFLSKAGFASIAIGLMFVMAGESMRIWSVGYAGARTRARSLGAARDLVTAGPYAYTRNPIYIGNILIAFGFSVMSNLRLLMLLSAIWFPLQYWLIVRAEEEYLLKEFGWRYERYLQNVPRFLFRATPYLHRSNHDFSLRRAVKSERQTLIGITLLAVLIFLSARYPLYELITGKMPLNRYKG; encoded by the coding sequence ATGGAGGCCGAACGCATAGGTAGGATCCTCTTCAGGGTAAGAGGCTACACTCCAATTCCGTTTATAGCTCTGGCGGTTTTCCTCTCCAAAGCAGGGTTCGCTTCCATAGCGATAGGCCTGATGTTTGTAATGGCGGGGGAATCCATGCGGATATGGTCTGTTGGATACGCCGGGGCGAGGACGAGAGCCAGATCACTTGGAGCTGCAAGGGATTTGGTTACGGCCGGGCCATATGCCTACACGCGCAACCCGATTTACATCGGAAACATCCTCATCGCCTTCGGTTTCTCCGTCATGTCGAATCTCAGGCTGCTCATGCTTCTCTCGGCGATCTGGTTCCCACTGCAGTATTGGCTGATCGTCCGCGCTGAGGAAGAATATCTGCTGAAGGAGTTCGGATGGAGGTATGAGAGATACCTGCAGAACGTGCCGAGGTTTCTCTTCAGGGCGACGCCCTACCTTCATAGGTCGAACCACGATTTCTCCTTGCGCAGGGCGGTCAAAAGCGAGAGACAAACACTCATCGGGATAACCCTCTTGGCCGTTTTGATCTTTCTATCGGCGAGATACCCCCTCTATGAGCTCATCACGGGGAAAATGCCGCTCAATAGATATAAGGGATGA
- a CDS encoding MBL fold metallo-hydrolase — MSLSEVLPNLFMFEDCCNVYLIRSGESGLAVDFGSGRILGHLDRIGVRRLEWIVHTHHHRDQCQGDEPIEEAGCRIAVPEYERHLFDEAEEFWQNKQIYINYDLRSTFMTLPRNLPTDVGLSDGDIFDWEGIQLRVIHTPAHTEGSISLLAEIGGRRVLFCGDIIHSPGEILNFYDLQWEYCHTVGLKSAIQTFRRLMEEDIDLILPSHGRPIHNPAKAIGILLERLQKLDEIVDWRSINQPRSGRGLQRVTPHILVDNDSTSFFVLSPQGGRAFMVDCGYFNFDKISILRERFGVRKIDFVIVSHFHDDHVAGINRLREEFGAELYLHESMVDIFLNPSRYNLPCLWPDPIPVDRIIKDEEVIDWQGLKLLAFHMPGQTDYSMGLFGEIDGIRALFEGDNIPTPKPGCEMRGQVCCRNHLWLDGGFLKSAKKMMELNPQLMLTSHWDPFEVNEEDLRKHLNWARRLRDVLHELLPYENPQFGVDPDWVCIYPYQSEVSPGGRVELEVAVRNHFPYPASCEIRMSLPDGWRSSPEKAKLDIQPNSIERAIFSIDPPERAQSKRYICCADVIFNDKYYGQLKEAIVQVKTG; from the coding sequence ATGAGCCTGTCCGAGGTCCTGCCCAATTTATTTATGTTTGAGGATTGCTGTAACGTCTATCTGATCCGATCAGGGGAAAGCGGATTGGCGGTGGATTTCGGCAGCGGTAGGATATTAGGTCATCTGGATCGGATCGGCGTCAGGCGCTTGGAATGGATCGTTCACACCCATCACCATAGGGATCAATGCCAGGGGGACGAGCCGATCGAAGAGGCGGGGTGCAGGATCGCCGTGCCGGAGTATGAAAGACATCTCTTCGATGAGGCGGAGGAGTTCTGGCAGAACAAGCAGATATACATCAACTATGATCTCCGATCGACCTTCATGACCCTGCCCAGAAACCTCCCCACAGACGTAGGATTGAGCGACGGCGACATCTTCGATTGGGAGGGGATTCAACTTCGGGTTATTCACACCCCGGCCCATACAGAGGGATCGATATCCCTCCTGGCCGAGATAGGTGGGAGAAGGGTCTTGTTCTGTGGGGATATAATTCACTCGCCCGGCGAGATCCTCAATTTCTATGACCTCCAATGGGAATATTGCCACACCGTCGGGCTGAAAAGCGCCATTCAGACCTTCCGAAGGCTTATGGAAGAGGATATCGATCTGATCCTCCCGTCACACGGCAGACCGATTCACAACCCAGCTAAAGCGATCGGCATACTGCTCGAGAGGCTCCAGAAGCTTGATGAGATTGTGGACTGGCGATCGATCAATCAGCCCAGATCGGGAAGAGGACTCCAGAGGGTTACACCTCATATCCTGGTGGATAACGACTCCACATCTTTCTTCGTCCTCTCCCCCCAGGGCGGCAGAGCTTTCATGGTGGACTGCGGCTACTTCAACTTCGATAAGATCTCCATCCTTCGCGAGCGGTTTGGGGTGAGGAAGATAGACTTCGTCATCGTCAGCCATTTTCACGACGATCACGTGGCGGGAATAAACAGGCTGCGGGAGGAGTTCGGGGCGGAGCTATACCTTCACGAAAGCATGGTGGATATATTCCTCAATCCCTCAAGATATAATCTGCCCTGTCTCTGGCCCGATCCCATACCTGTGGACAGGATCATAAAGGATGAGGAGGTGATAGACTGGCAGGGGCTAAAACTGCTTGCCTTTCATATGCCCGGACAGACCGATTATTCGATGGGCCTCTTCGGGGAGATCGACGGTATCAGGGCCCTTTTTGAAGGGGATAACATCCCCACCCCTAAGCCGGGCTGTGAAATGCGAGGTCAGGTGTGCTGTCGAAATCATCTTTGGCTGGATGGGGGTTTCCTCAAAAGCGCAAAGAAGATGATGGAGCTCAACCCCCAATTGATGCTCACATCGCACTGGGATCCGTTTGAGGTGAACGAGGAGGATCTGAGAAAACACCTTAATTGGGCCAGAAGACTCAGGGATGTTCTCCATGAACTGCTGCCGTATGAAAATCCCCAGTTCGGTGTCGATCCCGATTGGGTATGTATCTATCCATATCAGTCGGAGGTGAGCCCGGGCGGCAGGGTGGAGCTCGAGGTGGCCGTTCGGAATCACTTTCCCTATCCCGCATCCTGCGAGATCAGGATGTCCTTGCCCGATGGGTGGAGGAGCTCCCCTGAAAAAGCCAAGCTGGATATCCAGCCTAACTCCATTGAGAGGGCCATCTTTTCGATAGATCCCCCCGAACGCGCACAGTCCAAGAGATATATATGCTGTGCAGACGTGATATTCAACGACAAATACTACGGTCAGCTTAAGGAGGCGATCGTACAGGTTAAAACAGGGTAA
- a CDS encoding MBL fold metallo-hydrolase, producing MKVTVISENTAWGRLIAEHGFSVLIEPEGDEPLLFDTGQGMALRYNAPLLGIDLSRINKVAISHGHYDHTGGLGYLISIPRRQPLQIYLHPNALGEKLARNRAMEYRYIGMTDHPGILRFGRAFLMMNTEPVEVGDGISLTGEIPRRCDFEPISKEFFELRVPDLTMSEDHLTDDQSLIVDLGSESALISGCAHAGIINTLEYTAELTGKTPSIVIGGTHLIGASQERISKTVKRFREIGVRKVVLGHCTGWEAMRAFEREYGEDFIPLHVGLRLDLGSL from the coding sequence ATGAAAGTAACGGTGATATCCGAAAATACGGCCTGGGGCCGATTGATAGCCGAGCACGGTTTTTCCGTTCTGATCGAACCTGAGGGGGACGAACCCCTGCTCTTCGACACGGGACAGGGCATGGCGCTCCGGTATAACGCCCCTCTTCTCGGTATAGATCTCTCAAGGATAAACAAGGTGGCGATAAGCCATGGCCATTATGACCACACCGGTGGGCTGGGATATCTGATCTCCATACCCCGCCGTCAGCCCCTGCAGATATATCTGCATCCCAACGCTTTAGGTGAAAAGCTGGCCAGAAATAGGGCGATGGAGTACAGATACATAGGTATGACCGATCATCCTGGAATCCTGAGGTTCGGCAGAGCTTTCCTGATGATGAACACCGAACCCGTTGAAGTCGGCGACGGGATCAGCCTCACAGGTGAAATTCCGCGCAGATGCGATTTTGAACCTATCTCGAAGGAGTTCTTCGAGCTCAGGGTGCCGGATCTTACGATGAGTGAGGATCATCTGACGGATGACCAGTCGCTTATCGTAGATCTCGGTTCCGAATCCGCCCTCATATCGGGATGTGCTCACGCGGGGATAATCAATACCCTGGAGTATACCGCCGAGCTAACGGGGAAAACACCCTCGATCGTCATCGGTGGGACTCATCTGATAGGAGCTTCCCAGGAGAGGATATCCAAGACCGTGAAGCGCTTCAGGGAGATAGGGGTGCGGAAGGTCGTCTTGGGCCATTGCACCGGGTGGGAAGCGATGAGAGCTTTCGAGAGGGAGTACGGTGAGGACTTCATCCCACTTCATGTCGGTCTGAGGCTGGATTTGGGGAGTCTTTAG
- a CDS encoding tetratricopeptide repeat protein, producing the protein MGRRSISIAAAIMILTLVTSLAFTIGGGDMEREISKYRKIVNRDPRNFKLHRELILKYKRNGMIEVPLAVYEKAYERHPEIPVVAYSLGLTYLVSGDKSRLGKARDFLEKANQGLESPWIKLALGEVYSALGDDQKAISIWQEIIPSDIEEVYLDLIRKYIDRRDFESALRYCDELVGKRPNSPVAHYMRGVVLYNMADLKNAQIELERSIKLNYRLADAYYRLGQIYAMQDKPGEAIKMYKLGRRYDPKNADARYELASIFMEKGKEKYAVAAIRSALAVDPNNREFVSMLKGADYERAARVLDRYLRENPDDQGVRFILAKLRVKLGDVLAARRELEEVSRKIPGISPLRKEVHIELGRIYEKENPQKAVLEYKRAEELGGVQMELLQKLLKTYRKEGNEEKFVETAEKLLNLDPQNAGLEYELGLIYEKRAETAHKLGDDKGYKRNVERALKHLSNAAKIDNSNLRYNLKLAELLERQHKMKAFRIYSDMIDYYPDNADLYYRRARFMLNFGVGPQSALIFDMEDIISDLQKAIQLDPNHAGAHRLLGKVYDREGDVKKAMEEFEKALKFDPRDVEAMLYLAGRYSEMGKIEAAIPLYEKALAIDPDNLDAIKDYAFLVLANDEKRLPKAHRFLERAYRIAPNDPLIVMNYGYSFYLMGNPQTAIGYYLKALKLDPTSVLTRYNLALAYEAVGEVEKADQMWREILKLDPKSRYAKVARERLKR; encoded by the coding sequence ATGGGGCGCAGGTCCATCTCGATCGCCGCAGCGATCATGATTTTAACACTTGTGACCTCCCTTGCCTTCACGATCGGTGGAGGAGATATGGAAAGGGAGATATCCAAATACAGAAAGATCGTCAACAGGGATCCGAGGAACTTCAAGCTACATAGAGAGCTTATCTTAAAATACAAGAGGAACGGCATGATCGAAGTTCCGCTTGCAGTATACGAAAAAGCATATGAGAGACATCCCGAAATCCCCGTCGTAGCCTATTCGCTCGGCTTAACCTATCTGGTGAGCGGCGACAAATCCAGGCTTGGCAAAGCGCGGGATTTCCTTGAAAAGGCGAATCAAGGCTTGGAATCCCCCTGGATTAAACTCGCCCTCGGCGAGGTTTACTCCGCCCTAGGAGATGATCAAAAGGCCATCTCGATCTGGCAGGAGATCATACCTTCTGATATCGAAGAGGTGTATCTCGATCTCATAAGGAAATATATCGATAGAAGGGATTTCGAGTCAGCACTGCGGTATTGCGATGAACTTGTGGGGAAAAGGCCTAATTCTCCGGTCGCCCATTACATGAGGGGAGTCGTTCTTTATAACATGGCCGATCTGAAAAACGCCCAGATAGAGCTTGAAAGATCAATCAAGCTGAATTACAGGCTCGCCGACGCCTATTACAGGCTAGGGCAGATTTATGCCATGCAGGATAAGCCCGGCGAGGCGATCAAGATGTATAAGCTGGGCAGGAGATATGATCCGAAAAATGCCGATGCCAGATATGAGCTGGCATCGATCTTCATGGAGAAGGGAAAGGAGAAATACGCCGTGGCCGCTATCAGAAGCGCCTTGGCGGTCGATCCGAATAACAGGGAGTTCGTATCGATGCTGAAAGGAGCGGACTATGAGAGGGCAGCTCGCGTGCTCGATCGATACCTGAGGGAAAATCCTGATGATCAGGGAGTAAGGTTCATACTCGCTAAGCTGAGAGTTAAACTGGGAGATGTGCTCGCCGCTCGAAGGGAGCTGGAGGAGGTATCACGTAAGATCCCCGGAATCAGCCCGTTGCGCAAGGAGGTGCACATCGAGCTCGGAAGGATCTATGAGAAGGAAAACCCTCAAAAGGCGGTTCTGGAATACAAACGAGCTGAGGAGCTAGGCGGGGTTCAAATGGAGCTCTTGCAAAAGCTCCTCAAGACATACCGCAAAGAGGGTAACGAGGAGAAGTTCGTCGAGACGGCGGAGAAACTCCTGAACCTCGATCCCCAAAACGCCGGGCTTGAATATGAACTGGGGTTGATTTACGAAAAACGAGCTGAGACGGCACACAAGCTCGGGGATGATAAAGGGTATAAAAGGAACGTCGAGAGGGCACTCAAACATCTCTCTAACGCCGCCAAAATCGACAACTCCAATCTCAGGTATAACTTAAAGCTGGCCGAACTGCTTGAAAGACAGCATAAGATGAAGGCTTTTAGGATCTACTCGGATATGATAGATTACTATCCCGATAACGCCGATCTGTATTACAGGCGAGCGAGGTTCATGTTGAACTTCGGCGTAGGCCCTCAATCGGCGCTGATCTTCGACATGGAGGATATCATCTCCGATCTTCAAAAGGCCATCCAGTTGGACCCGAATCACGCCGGAGCACACAGACTTCTGGGAAAGGTATACGACCGGGAGGGAGATGTCAAAAAGGCCATGGAGGAATTCGAAAAGGCGTTGAAGTTCGATCCGAGGGATGTCGAGGCGATGTTATATCTGGCAGGCAGATATTCCGAGATGGGCAAGATTGAGGCCGCTATACCGCTTTATGAAAAGGCATTGGCGATCGATCCGGATAACCTTGACGCCATCAAGGATTATGCCTTCCTGGTTCTGGCCAACGATGAGAAGAGGCTCCCGAAGGCCCATAGGTTTCTAGAACGAGCTTACCGAATAGCGCCGAACGACCCGCTTATAGTGATGAACTACGGATACTCCTTCTATCTGATGGGCAATCCTCAAACGGCAATAGGCTATTATCTTAAGGCGCTGAAACTGGATCCAACCTCAGTTCTGACCAGATATAATTTAGCTCTGGCATATGAAGCGGTGGGCGAAGTGGAAAAGGCGGATCAGATGTGGCGTGAGATCCTCAAACTTGATCCCAAAAGCAGATACGCGAAGGTGGCGAGGGAAAGGTTGAAGAGATAA